A single Dermacentor albipictus isolate Rhodes 1998 colony chromosome 3, USDA_Dalb.pri_finalv2, whole genome shotgun sequence DNA region contains:
- the KFase gene encoding kynurenine formamidase isoform X2: MDPDAEATSVMEDSEFLPSCWGHRLRGQALVDHFCRETARLSEETRSRVAAQKDIRFGEHPRECLDLYHGGRPASECRSTLLFWHGGYWVEGDRQSHAFVADAFVAAGVAVAVAGYPLAPGATLDQMVDSATRCARHVLALRPGPLVLAGHSAGAHLAAMVATRLQGEPRLRGLLLLSPVLDVVALLGSSVARDAAIGTDQAVRNSPLQLVDKLPTHLHVVVTYAEHDPPWFGRSARAYREALGRRRISCELLEYADEDHFSFLLGALRDGEHRVTARLVRASSAATAPSPTPQ, from the exons CAGAAGCCACGTCGGTCATGGAAGACAGCGAGTTCCTGCCCAGCTGCTGGGGCCATCGGCTACGCGGACAGGCGCTGGTGGACCACTTCTGCAGGGAGACGGCGCGCTTGAGCGAGGAGACCAGAAGCCGCGTAGCTGCACAAAAGGACATCAG GTTTGGCGAGCACCCCCGCGAGTGCCTGGACCTGTATCACGGCGGTCGGCCGGCGAGCGAGTGCCGCTCGACGCTGCTCTTCTGGCACGGCGGCTACTGGGTCGAAGGGGACCGGCAGTCGCACGCCTTCGTCGCCGACGCCTTCGTGGCGGCCGGGGTAGCCGTGGCCGTGGCCGGCTACCCGCTGGCGCCCGGCGCCACGCTCGACCAGATGGTCGACTCGGCCACCCGCTGCGCCCGACACGTGCTCGCGCTCAGGCCCGGACCGCTCGTGCTGGCCGGCCACTCTGCGGGCGCCCACCTGGCCGCCATGGTCGCCACGCGGCTACAGG GGGAACCCCGCTTACGAGGCCTTCTTCTCCTGTCGCCCGTGTTGGACGTGGTGGCGCTGCTGGGCAGCTCTGTGGCACGAGACGCGGCCATCGGTACCGACCAGGCGGTGCGCAACAGCCCGCTGCAGCTGGTCGACAAGCTGCCGACGCACCTGCACGTCGTG GTGACGTACGCCGAGCACGACCCCCCGTGGTTCGGGCGCAGCGCTCGGGCCTACCGCGAGGCCCTCGGGCGTCGGCGCATCTCCTGCGAGCTGCTGGAGTACGCGGACGAGGACCACTTCAGCTTCCTGCTGGGCGCACTGCGAGACGGCGAGCACCGAGTCACCGCGAGGCTCGTCCGTGCTTCTTCGGCGGCGACCGCGCCCTCTCCGACGCCGCAGTGA